In Halomarina salina, one DNA window encodes the following:
- the pheA gene encoding prephenate dehydratase, translating to MKVITLGPEGTYSHRAARAVVGEDAGDDAIQFTESVADIVARVADGEAERGVVPIENSIEGSVTESLDALCDSEVAVVLELVTPIRHALLAQGPEFSRVVSHSQALAQCRSYLEENHPDVTQEAVASTARGVEIAREDPTAAGIAHPDTAGDDLQVLAEGIQDRTSNATRFLVVAPASERQDGGGKTSFVVYPNTNHPGLLLELLEPFAGRDINLTRIESRPSGERLGDYVFHIDVAAGLYEDRTQEALDTVESLVGDGWVRTLGSYDTRHVLY from the coding sequence ATGAAGGTCATCACGCTCGGCCCCGAGGGGACGTACTCCCACCGGGCGGCCCGAGCGGTCGTCGGCGAGGACGCGGGCGACGACGCCATCCAGTTCACCGAGTCGGTCGCGGACATCGTCGCCCGCGTCGCCGACGGCGAGGCAGAACGGGGCGTCGTCCCCATCGAGAACAGTATCGAGGGCTCCGTGACGGAGAGCCTCGACGCGCTCTGTGACAGCGAGGTGGCGGTCGTCCTCGAACTCGTCACGCCCATCCGCCACGCCCTGCTCGCGCAGGGGCCGGAGTTCTCCCGCGTGGTCAGCCACTCCCAGGCGCTCGCGCAGTGTCGGAGCTACCTCGAAGAGAACCACCCGGACGTGACCCAGGAGGCGGTCGCCTCGACCGCTCGCGGCGTCGAGATAGCGCGCGAGGACCCCACGGCCGCCGGTATCGCGCATCCCGACACCGCGGGCGACGACCTGCAGGTCCTCGCCGAGGGCATCCAGGACCGCACCTCGAACGCGACCCGGTTCCTCGTCGTCGCGCCCGCCAGCGAACGGCAGGACGGCGGCGGGAAGACCTCCTTCGTCGTCTACCCGAACACGAACCACCCCGGCCTGCTGCTCGAACTGCTCGAACCGTTCGCCGGCCGCGACATCAACCTCACGCGCATCGAGTCCCGGCCGAGCGGCGAGCGACTGGGCGACTACGTCTTCCACATCGACGTCGCGGCGGGTCTCTACGAGGACCGGACGCAGGAGGCACTCGACACCGTCGAGTCGCTCGTCGGCGACGGCTGGGTCCGGACGCTCGGGTCGTACGACACCCGCCACGTCCTGTACTGA
- a CDS encoding topoisomerase DNA-binding C4 zinc finger domain-containing protein: MSGSFRLFAGECTTEFEGTGPRARLQRGHVVCLVKPDDTVLVHDADGYQPVAWLTRPEALTVESDPVRIVARDGDQRLTVTVHDAYATSSVPASAAGTPVGSCPGCGGTLVRTKGGVVCVDCDERYGLPGDATVLEETCDCGLPRIRAERGAEFEVCLDRDCESLDDAVREAFDRAWTCPDCGDDLRIIRRGGLLAGCDAYPDCETAFSFPRGVVAGTCDCGLPAFRTGSGSARCLDATCEAV; encoded by the coding sequence ATGTCCGGAAGCTTCCGACTGTTCGCGGGCGAGTGTACGACCGAGTTCGAGGGGACGGGACCGCGCGCCCGTCTCCAGCGGGGCCACGTCGTCTGCCTCGTCAAACCCGACGACACCGTCCTCGTCCACGACGCCGACGGCTACCAGCCCGTGGCGTGGCTCACGCGCCCCGAGGCGCTGACCGTCGAGTCCGACCCGGTCCGCATCGTCGCGCGGGACGGCGACCAGCGCCTGACGGTCACCGTCCACGACGCCTACGCCACGAGTAGCGTCCCGGCGAGTGCCGCCGGAACGCCGGTCGGCTCCTGCCCGGGCTGCGGCGGCACGCTCGTCCGCACCAAGGGCGGCGTCGTCTGCGTCGACTGCGACGAGCGCTACGGACTACCGGGGGACGCGACGGTGCTGGAGGAGACGTGCGACTGCGGGCTGCCGCGCATCCGGGCCGAGCGCGGCGCGGAGTTCGAGGTGTGTCTGGACCGCGACTGCGAGTCGCTCGACGACGCGGTCCGGGAGGCGTTCGACCGCGCGTGGACCTGTCCCGACTGCGGCGACGACCTGCGCATCATCCGACGCGGCGGCCTGCTCGCCGGCTGTGACGCCTACCCGGACTGCGAGACGGCGTTCTCGTTCCCGCGGGGCGTGGTCGCTGGTACCTGCGACTGCGGCCTCCCGGCGTTCCGGACGGGGTCGGGGAGCGCTCGCTGTCTCGACGCGACCTGCGAGGCCGTCTGA
- a CDS encoding DEAD/DEAH box helicase — MNVAERLPKFADAFPFDSFNRMQASAYPAIMERDENVVVSAPTASGKTALAELAICKTIDAGGTALFLAPLRALTNEKESEWERFEEMGYSVYVVTGERDLNPRRAERADILVMTPEKADSATRKHDSARYGFIRDVDCCVIDEVHLLDSDRRGSVLEVTISRLRRLCSPRIVALSATMPNVDDVAQWLDAPPDCTFEFGDEYRPVPLEASVKTYSRGDNPFADKYRRLYRALDLAEPHVSDGGQALVFVASRQDTVRAAEKARDELAKRDVPMGARGDYDFHTEAQELQNQTLRKSVLDGVGFHHAGLSKGDKDRVEEWFKRGDVQLLFSTSTLAWGVNLPARCVVIRDTKLHDPLEGEVDMSPLDVLQMLGRAGRPGYDDAGYAYVVCQYSDKQRYEQLLSEGKEIESRLATDLDAHLNAEISLGTIRDLDDVMDWLETTFYYVRAQSAPEGYDFGGRLRQRVRETLSRLVESGFVETDENLGVEGTPLGRLASRYYLRLDTAERFAELADRDHVDESAVLECVAGAAEFDSVSCRSSERDAVNGVLSGTDSLDDDGHRKVLAILRASMTGSTPGELQSDAWVIRQNALRLLAALQEFLGTFAAPDAANLARRTEARVEHGIGSDAVGLTAIDGVGAGRAQRLADEGIVTPTDVIAAGEAGLVEAGLSEGVAARVLENARNLPAIEVEWGEFPERIGRGKNDMRELRVRSAAGGARASVAVTVNGVEMADTTAYLGETTVPAAVFGGSADEMTFEVCVAFPDLPLPPVSESRTVRVE; from the coding sequence GTGAACGTCGCCGAGCGCCTCCCGAAGTTCGCCGACGCCTTCCCGTTCGACTCGTTCAATCGGATGCAGGCGTCGGCGTACCCGGCCATCATGGAGCGCGACGAGAACGTCGTCGTGAGCGCACCGACCGCCAGCGGGAAGACGGCGCTCGCCGAACTCGCCATCTGCAAGACCATCGACGCGGGCGGCACCGCGCTGTTTCTCGCGCCGCTGCGCGCGCTCACCAACGAGAAGGAGAGCGAGTGGGAGCGCTTCGAGGAGATGGGCTACTCCGTCTACGTCGTCACGGGCGAACGCGACCTGAACCCGCGGCGCGCCGAACGCGCCGACATCCTCGTGATGACGCCCGAGAAGGCCGACTCGGCGACTCGGAAACACGACTCGGCGCGGTACGGCTTCATCCGGGACGTCGACTGCTGTGTCATCGACGAGGTCCACCTGCTCGACTCGGACCGACGCGGCTCCGTCCTCGAAGTGACCATCTCCCGACTGCGACGGCTCTGTAGCCCCCGCATCGTCGCGCTGTCGGCGACGATGCCGAACGTCGACGACGTGGCGCAGTGGCTCGACGCCCCGCCCGACTGCACCTTCGAGTTCGGCGACGAGTACCGGCCCGTCCCGCTGGAAGCGTCGGTCAAGACCTACTCGCGCGGGGACAACCCGTTCGCCGACAAGTACCGGCGGCTCTACCGCGCGCTGGACCTCGCCGAACCGCACGTCAGCGACGGGGGACAGGCGCTCGTCTTCGTCGCCTCCCGGCAGGACACCGTCCGCGCGGCCGAGAAGGCGCGCGACGAACTCGCCAAGCGCGACGTGCCGATGGGCGCGCGCGGCGACTACGATTTTCATACCGAGGCGCAGGAACTCCAGAACCAGACGCTCCGAAAGTCCGTCCTCGACGGCGTCGGCTTCCACCACGCCGGCCTCTCGAAGGGCGACAAGGACCGCGTCGAGGAGTGGTTCAAGCGCGGCGACGTCCAGTTGCTGTTCTCCACCTCGACGCTCGCGTGGGGCGTCAACCTCCCCGCGCGCTGTGTCGTCATCCGGGACACCAAGCTCCACGACCCGCTGGAGGGCGAGGTGGACATGAGTCCGCTCGACGTCCTCCAGATGCTCGGGCGCGCGGGCCGGCCGGGCTACGACGACGCGGGGTACGCCTACGTCGTCTGCCAGTACTCCGACAAGCAGCGCTACGAACAGCTCCTCAGCGAGGGCAAGGAGATAGAGTCGCGGCTCGCGACGGACCTCGACGCGCACCTCAACGCCGAGATCTCCCTCGGAACCATCCGGGACCTCGACGACGTGATGGACTGGCTGGAGACCACGTTCTACTACGTTCGCGCGCAGTCCGCCCCCGAGGGCTACGACTTCGGCGGTCGCCTCCGCCAGCGCGTGCGCGAGACGCTCTCCCGACTGGTCGAGTCGGGGTTCGTCGAGACGGACGAGAACCTCGGCGTCGAGGGCACCCCGCTGGGTCGCCTCGCGTCGCGGTACTACCTGCGCCTCGACACGGCCGAGCGGTTCGCCGAGTTAGCCGACCGCGACCACGTGGACGAGTCGGCCGTCCTCGAGTGCGTCGCGGGCGCGGCCGAGTTCGACAGCGTCTCCTGTCGCTCCTCGGAGCGCGACGCGGTGAACGGCGTCCTCTCCGGGACCGACTCGCTGGACGACGACGGCCACCGCAAGGTGCTCGCCATCCTCCGGGCCAGCATGACCGGGTCGACGCCGGGCGAACTCCAGAGCGACGCCTGGGTCATCCGGCAGAACGCGCTGCGCCTGCTCGCCGCCCTGCAGGAGTTCCTCGGCACCTTCGCCGCGCCCGACGCCGCGAACCTCGCGCGTCGCACCGAAGCGCGGGTCGAACACGGCATCGGGAGCGACGCCGTGGGACTGACCGCCATCGACGGCGTCGGCGCGGGCCGCGCACAGCGACTCGCCGACGAGGGCATCGTCACGCCCACCGACGTCATCGCCGCGGGCGAGGCGGGACTCGTCGAGGCAGGCCTCTCCGAGGGCGTCGCCGCGCGCGTCCTGGAGAACGCCCGCAACCTGCCCGCCATCGAGGTGGAGTGGGGCGAGTTCCCCGAACGAATCGGCCGCGGGAAGAACGACATGCGCGAACTGCGCGTCCGCTCGGCGGCCGGCGGCGCGCGCGCCAGCGTCGCCGTGACCGTCAACGGCGTCGAGATGGCCGACACGACCGCGTATCTCGGCGAGACGACCGTCCCTGCGGCCGTCTTCGGCGGGAGCGCCGACGAGATGACGTTCGAGGTCTGCGTGGCGTTTCCGGATCTGCCGTTGCCGCCGGTTTCCGAGTCTCGGACCGTTCGCGTCGAGTGA
- a CDS encoding SRPBCC family protein, whose amino-acid sequence MVTIRAETHVDAPTERVFDLARSIDLQHETSSEGTRPVAGAVSGLATPGESTVWQVPLLGKRFELTTKVSAFSRPNHFRQTMKEGPLDTFVHDHFFAFEDEDAVDGTMLRDVVTFASPLGPVGRVFDRAVERRFTRVLRERNEFIKRVAEGDEWRRYIEE is encoded by the coding sequence ATGGTGACGATTCGAGCCGAGACGCACGTCGACGCGCCGACAGAGCGCGTCTTCGACCTCGCGCGGAGCATCGACCTCCAGCACGAGACGTCGAGCGAGGGGACTCGCCCGGTGGCCGGGGCCGTCAGCGGTCTCGCGACGCCGGGCGAGTCGACGGTCTGGCAGGTGCCGCTGCTCGGCAAGCGGTTCGAACTCACGACGAAGGTGAGCGCGTTCTCCCGGCCGAACCACTTCCGGCAGACGATGAAGGAGGGGCCGCTCGACACGTTCGTCCACGACCACTTCTTCGCGTTCGAGGACGAGGACGCCGTCGACGGGACGATGCTCCGCGACGTGGTCACCTTCGCGTCGCCGCTCGGCCCCGTCGGGCGCGTCTTCGACCGGGCCGTCGAACGGCGATTCACCCGCGTTCTCAGGGAGCGCAACGAGTTCATCAAACGCGTCGCAGAGGGCGACGAGTGGCGACGGTACATCGAGGAGTAG
- the lpdA gene encoding dihydrolipoyl dehydrogenase produces MVVGDIATGTDVVVIGAGPGGYVAAIRAAQLGKDVTLVEKDAYGGTCLNYGCIPSKAFVTAAGVAHDAANAEEMGIHADPAVDMAGMTSWKDDVVDQLTGGVEKLCKANGVNLMEGTATFADENKVRVGHDGEGQGSESLEFEHAIVSTGSRPVQVPNFEFDGEHILSSREMLALDSVPESLLVVGAGYIGMELSTVFAKLGTDVTVVEMLDSALPGYEDDVARIVRSRAEDIGVDFHFGEAASEWEQMGDGITVRTEDADGEVSEFGAEKALVAVGRSPVTDTLDLDAAGVETNDEGFIETDDRARSNVEHIYAVGDVAGEPMLAHKASKEGQVAAEHLAGEPAALDYQSVPAAVFTDPEIGTVGLTEAEAEEQGFEPVVGQMPMRASGRALSMNESEGFVRVVADEPSGFVLGAQIVAPEASELVAELALAIEMGATLEDVAATIHVHPTLSEATMEAAENAMGHAIHTLNR; encoded by the coding sequence ATGGTCGTCGGAGACATCGCGACAGGGACCGACGTCGTCGTCATCGGCGCGGGGCCGGGCGGCTACGTCGCCGCCATCCGTGCCGCACAGCTCGGAAAGGACGTGACGCTCGTGGAGAAGGACGCCTACGGGGGCACCTGCCTCAACTACGGCTGCATCCCGTCGAAGGCGTTCGTCACGGCGGCGGGCGTCGCCCACGACGCGGCGAACGCCGAGGAGATGGGCATCCACGCCGACCCGGCCGTCGACATGGCCGGGATGACCTCGTGGAAGGACGACGTCGTCGACCAGTTGACCGGGGGCGTCGAGAAGCTCTGCAAGGCCAACGGCGTCAACCTCATGGAGGGCACGGCGACGTTCGCCGACGAGAACAAGGTCCGCGTCGGCCACGATGGCGAGGGCCAGGGCAGCGAGTCGCTGGAGTTCGAACACGCCATCGTCTCGACCGGTTCGCGCCCCGTGCAGGTGCCGAACTTCGAGTTCGACGGCGAGCACATCCTCTCCTCGCGGGAGATGCTGGCGCTCGACTCGGTGCCCGAGAGCCTGCTCGTCGTCGGCGCGGGCTACATCGGGATGGAGCTCTCGACGGTGTTCGCCAAACTCGGCACGGACGTCACCGTCGTCGAGATGCTCGACTCGGCGCTGCCGGGCTACGAGGACGACGTGGCGCGCATCGTCCGCTCGCGCGCCGAGGACATCGGCGTCGACTTCCACTTCGGCGAGGCCGCCAGCGAGTGGGAGCAGATGGGCGACGGCATCACCGTCCGCACCGAGGACGCCGACGGCGAGGTCAGCGAGTTCGGCGCGGAGAAGGCGCTCGTCGCCGTCGGGCGCTCGCCCGTCACCGACACCCTCGACCTCGACGCGGCGGGCGTCGAGACGAACGACGAGGGGTTCATCGAGACGGACGACCGCGCCCGGTCGAACGTCGAGCACATCTACGCCGTCGGCGACGTCGCGGGCGAACCGATGCTCGCGCACAAGGCCAGCAAGGAGGGCCAGGTCGCCGCCGAGCACCTCGCCGGGGAACCCGCGGCGCTCGACTACCAGAGCGTCCCGGCGGCCGTCTTCACCGACCCCGAGATCGGGACGGTGGGGCTGACCGAGGCCGAGGCCGAGGAGCAGGGCTTCGAACCCGTCGTCGGCCAGATGCCGATGCGGGCCTCCGGGCGCGCGCTCAGCATGAACGAGTCCGAGGGGTTCGTCCGCGTCGTCGCCGACGAACCGAGCGGGTTCGTCCTCGGCGCGCAGATAGTGGCCCCGGAGGCGAGCGAACTCGTCGCCGAACTCGCCCTCGCCATCGAGATGGGCGCGACGCTCGAAGACGTCGCCGCGACCATCCACGTCCACCCGACGCTCTCGGAGGCGACGATGGAGGCAGCCGAGAACGCGATGGGTCACGCGATTCACACCTTGAACAGGTAG
- the endA gene encoding tRNA-intron lyase produces the protein MDATLDGDVVRLSGPGREQFYDNRGYGRPDDDALDLAPVEAAHLLFRGDIENVDGMDFRSFLATTDCTLDFLVYKDLRDRGFYLSPGRWRDAGDGVDFVVYPRGDGPWGDDVEYRMRVVGERERIAATSIDETLAVVDEESEITYLGVDTPDISGTSDTDLPSDVYGALLADRVVLWDPPTDLYRQAFYGRPLDGREVDGPIQCSLLEAAYLAERDVVRVDAEHAGIVERGREVEGDRFDRRLAVYRTLRERDVVPKTGFKFGSDFRTYADVESADDLGHSEHLVRVVAAGHEFAPRDLALDVRLAHGVRKTMVFALVDGSEVEWLSLSRLTP, from the coding sequence ATGGACGCAACGCTCGACGGTGACGTCGTTCGCCTGTCGGGTCCCGGCCGCGAGCAGTTCTACGACAACCGCGGCTACGGACGCCCCGACGACGACGCTCTCGACCTCGCGCCGGTTGAGGCGGCACATCTCCTCTTCCGGGGGGACATCGAGAACGTCGACGGCATGGACTTCCGGTCGTTCCTCGCGACGACCGACTGCACGCTCGACTTCCTCGTCTACAAGGACCTCCGCGACCGCGGGTTCTACCTCTCGCCGGGGCGCTGGCGCGACGCCGGCGACGGCGTCGACTTCGTCGTCTACCCGCGCGGCGACGGCCCGTGGGGCGACGACGTCGAGTACCGGATGCGCGTCGTGGGCGAACGCGAGCGCATCGCCGCCACCTCCATCGACGAGACGCTCGCCGTCGTCGACGAGGAGAGCGAGATAACGTACCTCGGCGTCGACACGCCCGACATCTCGGGGACGAGCGACACCGACCTCCCGTCGGACGTCTACGGCGCGCTGCTGGCCGACCGCGTCGTGCTGTGGGACCCGCCGACCGACCTCTACCGGCAGGCGTTCTACGGTCGCCCGCTCGACGGCCGGGAGGTGGACGGCCCGATCCAGTGCTCGCTGCTGGAGGCGGCCTACCTCGCCGAACGCGACGTCGTCCGCGTGGACGCCGAGCACGCGGGCATCGTCGAACGCGGTCGCGAGGTCGAGGGCGACCGGTTCGACCGCCGCCTCGCGGTCTACCGCACGCTCCGGGAGCGCGACGTCGTCCCCAAGACCGGGTTCAAGTTCGGTTCGGACTTTCGGACCTACGCCGACGTCGAGAGCGCCGACGACCTCGGACACTCCGAGCACCTCGTGCGCGTCGTCGCCGCTGGCCACGAGTTCGCGCCCCGCGACCTGGCGCTCGACGTCCGCCTCGCCCACGGCGTCCGCAAGACGATGGTGTTCGCGCTCGTCGACGGCAGCGAGGTGGAGTGGCTGTCGCTGTCGCGACTGACGCCGTAA
- a CDS encoding winged helix DNA-binding domain-containing protein, with protein MSSRLTERDARHRRVHAQRLAPHAQETATVADIAAATLGLQAQETPSAALSVRARGRGLTVADVDRALYEDRSVVRTWCMRGTLHLVATDDLSLLLSVFGPTFATRGPEPRRLAEWGLDEEAVEAAVETIGSVLADEGPLTKRDIAAHLVEAGVDVDPSSRAPNVLIRRAALRGVLCEVAPVDGKNAYDLLDSWVTLDAPPDRETALATLARRYLTAYGPTTKSDFAAWSGLYATDVQTAWDSLGDDAREVRVGDETMWVSTDAPDALDDESSASPHVRLLPRYDTFLLGYERTNRPIPTMYESHVWPGGGIIRPTVLVDGRVVGTWHLDRSRSPAIVTVSPFEPLDTLDPAGGEDVRDRIDAEASDVGRFLDTPVECRVEPE; from the coding sequence ATGAGTTCACGGCTCACGGAACGCGACGCCCGGCACCGACGCGTGCACGCACAGCGCCTCGCGCCACACGCACAGGAGACGGCGACCGTCGCCGACATCGCCGCGGCGACCCTCGGGCTTCAGGCACAGGAGACGCCGAGCGCGGCGCTGTCCGTCCGCGCACGCGGCCGAGGACTGACGGTCGCCGACGTGGACCGCGCGCTCTACGAGGACCGGTCGGTCGTCAGGACGTGGTGCATGCGCGGGACGCTCCACCTCGTCGCTACCGACGACCTCTCGCTACTGCTCTCGGTGTTCGGGCCGACGTTCGCCACCCGTGGCCCGGAGCCCCGACGGCTGGCAGAGTGGGGTCTCGACGAGGAGGCGGTCGAGGCGGCCGTCGAGACTATCGGCTCCGTACTGGCCGACGAGGGGCCGCTCACGAAGCGGGACATCGCAGCGCACCTCGTCGAGGCGGGCGTCGACGTCGACCCGTCCAGTCGGGCACCCAACGTCCTGATTCGACGGGCGGCGCTCCGCGGCGTCCTCTGCGAGGTCGCCCCCGTCGACGGGAAGAACGCCTACGACCTGCTCGATTCGTGGGTCACGCTCGACGCGCCGCCGGACCGAGAGACCGCGCTCGCGACGCTCGCGCGGCGCTACCTGACCGCGTACGGGCCGACGACGAAGTCGGACTTCGCGGCGTGGAGCGGCCTCTACGCGACTGACGTGCAGACGGCGTGGGACTCGCTGGGGGACGACGCACGCGAGGTGCGGGTCGGCGACGAGACGATGTGGGTGTCGACCGACGCTCCCGACGCTCTCGACGACGAGTCCTCGGCGTCTCCGCACGTCCGCCTCCTCCCACGGTACGACACGTTCCTGCTCGGCTACGAGCGGACCAACCGGCCCATCCCAACGATGTACGAGTCGCACGTCTGGCCCGGCGGCGGCATCATCCGGCCGACGGTGCTCGTCGACGGCCGCGTGGTCGGAACCTGGCATCTCGACCGGTCGCGGTCGCCCGCCATCGTCACCGTCTCGCCGTTCGAACCCCTGGACACCCTCGACCCCGCCGGCGGAGAGGACGTTCGCGACCGAATCGACGCGGAAGCGAGCGACGTCGGCCGGTTCCTCGACACGCCCGTCGAGTGCCGGGTCGAACCGGAGTGA
- a CDS encoding lamin tail domain-containing protein: MVLADRVPLMRPGSTKRNAVVGLLYLCLVPLVILGLPVILAGVVWRDYRGWGTRLARLPGIAPGGGAKAGVVAGLYGLGLLVVLSALGGTSSDPQPESGPSAPTDTSTAAATTSAAVSTDVPATSTPERRTESRQTQTDSVPDPSRETSVVPTASTTAAPESPAPVATADQTPDRTDVVPTQTPSSTPALPTETPAPGELVVVRVHADAQGGDERDVLNDEYIVFENSGGRPLDIGGWLVEDEKNHRYYVPDGVTLQPGQSITLHTGRGSDSSADLYWNADAPVWNNDGDTVFVRDSSGTLVIRHEYS; this comes from the coding sequence ATGGTTCTCGCCGACCGGGTTCCGTTGATGCGTCCCGGCAGTACGAAGCGGAACGCGGTCGTGGGGCTGCTCTACCTCTGTCTGGTGCCGCTCGTGATTCTGGGTCTTCCGGTTATTCTCGCGGGGGTCGTCTGGCGCGACTATCGAGGCTGGGGCACCCGACTCGCCCGACTGCCGGGTATCGCTCCTGGTGGTGGAGCGAAAGCTGGTGTCGTTGCCGGATTGTACGGACTGGGTCTTCTCGTCGTGCTGTCCGCCCTCGGTGGAACGAGTTCCGACCCCCAACCGGAGAGCGGTCCCTCGGCACCGACCGACACTTCGACTGCCGCAGCGACGACGTCCGCCGCCGTCTCGACGGACGTTCCAGCGACGTCGACTCCCGAGCGACGGACCGAATCACGGCAGACCCAGACCGACAGCGTTCCTGACCCCTCACGGGAAACCAGCGTCGTGCCCACTGCTTCGACCACCGCCGCGCCGGAGTCCCCGGCCCCAGTTGCGACGGCCGACCAAACTCCTGACCGGACCGATGTGGTCCCGACACAGACGCCTTCCTCGACTCCAGCACTACCAACCGAAACTCCTGCACCGGGTGAACTCGTCGTGGTGCGGGTCCACGCCGACGCACAGGGTGGCGACGAGCGCGACGTGCTGAACGACGAGTACATCGTCTTCGAGAACAGTGGCGGCCGACCACTCGATATCGGTGGATGGCTCGTCGAGGACGAGAAGAACCATCGATACTACGTCCCGGATGGCGTCACGCTACAGCCCGGACAGTCGATCACGCTTCACACTGGTCGCGGCTCCGACTCGTCGGCCGACCTCTACTGGAACGCCGATGCACCCGTCTGGAACAACGATGGCGATACGGTGTTCGTCAGAGATTCGAGCGGGACGCTCGTCATCAGACACGAGTACTCGTAG
- the hsp14 gene encoding archaeal heat shock protein Hsp14: MPRRNPFEDIERMFEEMNEGFRAFDTKITRGVAVDVVDQDDSYVVTADLPGYDKDDIDVRLSGNSLTIGASRETESSEEEERYVRQERSSESVSRTLRLPERVDEESTDASYNNGVLTITLGKASEDDGESIPIN; the protein is encoded by the coding sequence ATGCCACGACGCAACCCGTTCGAGGACATCGAGCGCATGTTCGAGGAGATGAACGAGGGGTTCCGCGCGTTCGACACGAAGATAACCCGCGGCGTGGCGGTCGACGTCGTGGACCAGGACGACAGCTACGTCGTCACCGCCGACCTGCCGGGCTACGACAAGGACGACATCGACGTCCGCCTCTCGGGGAACAGCCTCACCATCGGCGCGTCCCGCGAGACGGAGTCGTCCGAAGAGGAGGAGCGCTACGTCCGACAGGAGCGCTCCAGCGAGTCCGTCTCGCGGACGCTCCGCCTGCCCGAACGGGTCGACGAGGAGTCGACCGACGCCTCGTACAACAACGGCGTGCTGACCATCACGCTCGGGAAGGCCAGCGAGGACGACGGCGAGTCCATCCCCATCAACTGA